The following coding sequences are from one Dehalococcoidia bacterium window:
- a CDS encoding metallopeptidase family protein, with protein MDRRRFERLVERALGRLPARFRDSLRNVAVVVEDWPRPEHLDEAGAEDKRDLLGLYMGVPLTERFDYNMALPDRILIFQKPIEAACASDDEVVEEVRITVLHEVAHHFGMDDAELERLGLD; from the coding sequence ATGGACCGGCGGAGGTTTGAGCGATTGGTCGAACGGGCGCTGGGGCGTCTCCCTGCGCGGTTCCGCGACAGCCTCCGCAACGTAGCCGTCGTGGTGGAAGACTGGCCGCGTCCGGAGCACCTGGACGAGGCGGGCGCGGAGGACAAACGCGACCTGCTGGGCCTGTACATGGGCGTACCGCTCACCGAGCGCTTCGACTACAACATGGCGCTCCCCGACCGCATTCTTATCTTCCAGAAGCCCATCGAGGCCGCTTGCGCCTCGGACGACGAGGTCGTGGAGGAGGTGCGCATCACCGTTCTCCACGAGGTCGCACATCACTTCGGCATGGACGACGCGGAGTTGGAGCGGCTGGGCCTGGACTAG
- a CDS encoding ABC transporter substrate-binding protein, translated as MDFNPKDGSPEPGLAESWEFPNDTTLILRIRKGVNFHNLPPVSGREFTAADAVWNLERLRRPGATYIWKGNLEKIDKIEATDRYTVKITLKNPFGPVLFYLRGNYSAAQVMLDKEVEDPVYPQV; from the coding sequence GTGGATTTCAATCCAAAGGATGGCTCACCCGAGCCTGGCTTGGCGGAAAGCTGGGAGTTCCCCAACGACACGACGCTTATCCTACGTATTCGTAAGGGCGTGAACTTTCATAACCTGCCTCCGGTCAGCGGGCGTGAGTTCACGGCCGCTGATGCCGTTTGGAACTTGGAGCGCCTGCGGAGGCCCGGGGCGACTTATATCTGGAAAGGTAACCTGGAGAAGATCGACAAAATCGAGGCGACGGATCGATATACCGTCAAAATCACGCTGAAGAACCCCTTCGGCCCAGTGCTTTTCTATCTGCGTGGAAACTACAGCGCTGCTCAGGTGATGCTGGACAAGGAAGTGGAAGACCCTGTCTATCCTCAGGTATAG